The window gaagcctttgtgtaTACACTGGGAACAAGTTCTTGGAGAAGCATTGGAGAAGTTCAGTATCCTCTTTGGATGTCAAAACCACAAGATTCAAGACCGAAGGTGTTTGGAGGTTGTCCCCATTGGATTGTGGGTAGTTTGAAATGTGTTGTTTCATTTAGTGTTGGAAATGAGAAGTTTAATGAAATTCCAATGCCCTTCCTAGATAATGATGAAGCAGAAGTGTTGGACTTTGCATTGGGAGACCGTCTTTCTATATTTAGCTATGTGTTTAACCAGAAACGTTATGAATTATGGGTGAGATTGGATGATGGATTGGAGAATACTTGGACCAAACAGCTATCCTTAAATGAGTTGGATATTCATGGATATAGGTATGGGTACAGAGACATGGAGTTGTACGGCGGGCCAGAGTTACTTGATCCAGTCATCAATATCATTAAAACTAAGTATCCTCATTGTAAGCTGAATGACTTTCATGTTTATTCCTATATCGAGACAATCGCAATGATTGAAGAATGAAGACACAGGGGATATGCATTGGAACTCAATTACAGTTGGAGATGTTACTTTAGTAGTTGTAGTTGAAGATGTTTTTGAACTTAGCTAGCTTTTTGTATAGGACTGGGGTTATCTTTTTGTATAGCAATGGAGTATCTTTTTGTATTATAGCAATGGGGTATCTTTTTGTATAGCAATGGGGTTTAATTTCTAGAGAAATTAAACAGTTCATTGCTCATGAACAGATCTGGtatgttaatttttgttattcccttctttttcGCTTATTTGATTCTTTACTCATAGATTGATGCTGTAGCTTCAGTTGCTTGAAAGTAGTTGATCAAAATCATTTGTGTCCTGGAGATATTTCTTAAAGCTCCACATTGTCATATTAAACATGGCAGAGTGGGATTCAAAGAACAAGTCATATCAAACATGGCAGAGTGGGATTCAAAGAACAAATTGCATAAGTCAACAGGGATAGGATGTAGTTCTGTCATTTTACCTGCTTGCCATGTATTCCTTTTAGGCACTGATAGGATGTAGTTCTATCATTTTTCATGGTTGGTACTTAGTACCTCTCCCATAAACGGTACacatttttaagaaaaatggTATTCAACTTCACTATAAACTACTCAGAGGGGATTGTGCTGGGTTGAAGTTGTTCTCAACCCATGTTTTAAGGGAACAAGAAATAGTCAGAGCCCAACTATTTTGGAAACAAAACATTGGAACAACCGAGTATGGCTCCTTGAGTATAACTTACAGGCTTTTGGAAGAGAATTACTTAGCAAGTTGCATCCATGTGATTACCCT is drawn from Telopea speciosissima isolate NSW1024214 ecotype Mountain lineage chromosome 1, Tspe_v1, whole genome shotgun sequence and contains these coding sequences:
- the LOC122639767 gene encoding uncharacterized protein LOC122639767, giving the protein MAGTRVGLQYCYGRDVYLWNPATLQYKQLPRHNINTNRYGRVALGFGYDHKYGKFKVLAISQQRRSGLRRFEAFVYTLGTSSWRSIGEVQYPLWMSKPQDSRPKVFGGCPHWIVGSLKCVVSFSVGNEKFNEIPMPFLDNDEAEVLDFALGDRLSIFSYVFNQKRYELWVRLDDGLENTWTKQLSLNELDIHGYRYGYRDMELYGGPELLDPVINIIKTKYPHCKLNDFHVYSYIETIAMIEE